The Glycine max cultivar Williams 82 chromosome 12, Glycine_max_v4.0, whole genome shotgun sequence genome window below encodes:
- the LOC100792699 gene encoding uncharacterized protein, which produces MASSCRGYSKAQMCFFKILRIISSTPPSKQQQPFPTKGVGIDLNLRFRSVTETEESESSRSDNDNASATAQTNSNEGFPEKSVEVSEKLDNNNNNNTTNEVNNHAETASFKGRDGNCFDLLIEAARVVSGKEESDSEELGGELRTRRASKVKRREKWVVVDLYGDVLGEREPVVRSKRGRNQALPYRFKDSVVEPLKRATRSQRPSSTTHLTKRLLRSSPTT; this is translated from the coding sequence ATGGCTTCCTCGTGCCGCGGCTATTCCAAGGCCCAAATGTGCTTCTTCAAGATTCTCCGCATAATTTCATCCACCCCACCCtccaaacaacaacaaccctTTCCAACCAAAGGCGTCGGCATCGATTTGAATCTCAGATTCCGTTCCGTCACAGAGACCGAAGAATCCGAATCTTCTAGAAGCGACAACGACAACGCCTCCGCCACTGCTCAAACCAACAGCAACGAAGGGTTTCCAGAGAAGAGCGTTGAAGTTTCGGAGAAActggacaacaacaacaacaacaacaccactAACGAAGTTAACAATCACGCGGAAACGGCGTCGTTTAAGGGACGCGATGGTAATTGCTTTGATTTGCTTATCGAAGCGGCGAGGGTGGTGTCCGGGAAGGAGGAGTCTGACTCGGAGGAACTCGGTGGCGAGTTGAGGACTCGGAGGGCGAGTAAAGTGAAACGGAGGGAGAAGTGGGTGGTTGTGGATTTATACGGCGACGTTTTAGGGGAGAGAGAACCGGTGGTGAGGTCTAAAAGAGGGAGGAACCAGGCGTTGCCGTACCGGTTCAAAGACTCGGTGGTGGAACCGTTGAAACGCGCAACTCGTTCTCAGAGACCGTCGTCAACCACACACCTCACTAAACGACTTCTTAGGTCGTCACCCACAACGTAA
- the LOC100808784 gene encoding pentatricopeptide repeat-containing protein At1g74900, mitochondrial has translation MFLFQKGSHLHRLLLSKKYYYHFPLPRNAVTIADSVEHPSDATIAKLVLESDPRTVSEALTKPTIQWTPDLVNKVMKRLWNHGPKALQFFKHLDRHHPSYTHSPSSFDHAVDIAARMRDFNSAWALVGRMRSLRLGPSPKTLAILAERYASNGKPHRAVRTFLSMAEHGIRQDLHSFNTLLDILCKSKRVETAHSLLKTLTSRFRPDTVTYNILANGYCLIKRTPMALRVLKEMVQRGIEPTMVTYNTMLKGYFRSNQIKEAWEFYLEMKKRKCEIDVVTYTTVIHGFGVAGDVKKAKRVFHEMVKEGVVPNVATYNALIQVLCKKDSVENAVVVFEEMAREGVCVPNVVTYNVVIRGLCHVGDMERALGFMERMGEHGLRACVQTYNVVIRYFCDAGEVEKALEVFGKMGDGSCLPNLDTYNVLISAMFVRKKSEDLVVAGKLLMDMVDRGFLPRKFTFNRVLNGLVITGNQDFAKEILRMQSRCGRIVRRLKL, from the coding sequence ATGTTCCTGTTCCAGAAGGGTTCTCATCTCCATCGTCTCCTTCTGTCAAAGAAGTACTACTACCATTTTCCGCTTCCACGCAATGCGGTTACCATCGCCGATTCCGTCGAACACCCCTCAGACGCCACCATAGCCAAACTAGTCCTCGAATCAGACCCACGCACCGTCTCCGAAGCCCTAACCAAGCCCACAATCCAATGGACCCCAGACCTAGTAAACAAAGTCATGAAGCGCCTCTGGAACCACGGGCCCAAGGCCCTCCAATTCTTCAAACACCTAGACCGCCACCACCCTTCCTACACCCACTCCCCCTCCTCCTTCGACCACGCCGTCGACATCGCGGCCCGCATGCGCGACTTCAACTCCGCCTGGGCCCTCGTGGGCCGCATGCGCTCCCTCCGCCTCGGCCCGTCTCCCAAAACCCTCGCCATCCTCGCCGAGCGCTACGCCTCCAACGGTAAGCCCCACCGCGCCGTCCGAACTTTCCTCTCCATGGCCGAGCACGGCATCCGCCAAGATCTCCACTCCTTCAACACCCTCCTCGACATCCTCTGCAAATCGAAGCGCGTCGAAACCGCGCACAGCCTCCTCAAAACGCTCACATCGAGGTTCAGACCCGACACCGTTACCTATAACATACTTGCGAACGGTTATTGCTTGATCAAACGCACGCCGATGGCGCTTCGGGTTTTGAAGGAGATGGTGCAGCGTGGGATTGAGCCTACGATGGTCACGTATAACACCATGCTGAAAGGGTATTTTAGGAGTAATCAGATTAAGGAGGCTTGGGAGTTTTATTTGGAGATGAAGAAGAGGAAGTGTGAGATTGATGTTGTGACTTACACCACTGTGATTCACGGGTTCGGGGTGGCGGGTGATGTTAAGAAAGCAAAAAGGGTTTTTCATGAGATGGTGAAGGAGGGTGTGGTTCCTAATGTTGCTACTTACAATGCTTTGATTCAGGTTTTGTGTAAGAAGGATAGTGTGGAGAATGCAGTGGTGGTTTTCGAGGAGATGGCGAGGGAGGGTGTGTGTGTGCCGAATGTGGTTACTTACAATGTTGTTATACGAGGTTTGTGTCATGTTGGGGACATGGAGAGGGCGTTGGGGTTTATGGAGAGGATGGGGGAGCATGGTTTGAGGGCTTGTGTTCAAACATATAATGTTGTGATTCGGTATTTTTGTGATGCCGGGGAGGTTGAGAAGGCTTTGGAGGTGTTTGGGAAGATGGGGGATGGGTCATGCTTGCCCAATTTGGACACTTATAATGTTTTGATTAGTGCGATGTTTGTCAGGAAGAAATCGGAGGATTTGGTGGTGGCTGGGAAGTTGTTGATGGACATGGTTGATAGAGGGTTCTTGCCGCGCAAGTTTACTTTTAATAGGGTGTTGAATGGACTTGTTATTACTGGCAATCAGGATTTTGCAAAGGAGATACTGAGAATGCAGAGCAGGTGTGGCCGTATTGTTCGGCGTTTGAAATTGTGA